The Dehalococcoidales bacterium region TTCTACTTCCGACCAGATGATAAATGGCAAATTCCAGGGGCGCAAGAACCGCAAGGATATTATTAATGATATGACCAAAGCGGTCGACGCCGCTTGGGCGAAAGGTGCCGAAAGTATTGGGGTAAATGCAGAAGATGCTTCTCGGACTGATATTGATTATTTAATTGAATTTGGCCAGGCGGCTAGAGAGCACGGAGCTACCCGAATTCGTTATTGTGATACCCTTGGATACGATAATCCCTTCTCGATCTACGACACTGCCTATAAAATGTCGAAGGAAATCAGTTTGCCGATCGAACTGCATTGCCATGGTGACCTTGGCATGGCTGTAGCTAATTCCCTGGCCGGGGCAAAAGGGGTAATTGATGGAGGGCAGGATGCCTATATCAATACTACTGTCAACGGTATCGGCGAGCGCGCAGGCAATGCTGATTTGGTGGCCACCATACTAGCTATCACCAAATCCAAGGGTTTTGGCAGCAAATACAAACTGGGTGGGAATATAGATCTTACGATGGCTTACAAGATATGCAAGTTCGCAAGTTATGCCTTCGGGGTACCAATTCCGATTAATCAACCAGGTGTGGGGGCAAATGCCTTTGCCCACGAATCTGGCATTCACGCCGATGGCGTTCTGAAAGATCCCGAAAACTATGAACTGTACGGATTTGAAGAACTTGGCCGCCGTCAATGGGAAATTGTTGAGACTGGCCGGGAAATATGTGCCGGGGAATATAGCGGAGTATCGGGATTTACC contains the following coding sequences:
- a CDS encoding homocitrate synthase, with translation MPKIFIVDVTNRDGVQTAKLGLSKLEKTMINLFLNQMGVFQSEFGFPTTRHEANYLNANLELVERGIISPLRLEGWIRAIEADVELAFARIPKIKHLNLSISTSDQMINGKFQGRKNRKDIINDMTKAVDAAWAKGAESIGVNAEDASRTDIDYLIEFGQAAREHGATRIRYCDTLGYDNPFSIYDTAYKMSKEISLPIELHCHGDLGMAVANSLAGAKGVIDGGQDAYINTTVNGIGERAGNADLVATILAITKSKGFGSKYKLGGNIDLTMAYKICKFASYAFGVPIPINQPGVGANAFAHESGIHADGVLKDPENYELYGFEELGRRQWEIVETGREICAGEYSGVSGFTYVMSKVAVGKTFESRDEANRILELVRYANVLSHKPLTEEELRFIADYPDIARQLLTTIPLPEEN